The Parabacteroides sp. AD58 genome includes a window with the following:
- a CDS encoding patatin-like phospholipase family protein translates to MKRVSIVISFLFILINSLQAQRVGLVLSGGGAKGAAHIGVIKAFEENEIPIDYITGTSVGAIIGSLYAMGYTPEEMLQLLLSKEFGYWQTGTVEDDYMYYFRKPDPTPEMAHFSIDISDSLQIKTNFLPQSLINPIQMNQAFMGLYAQATAKAAWNFDNLFVPFRCIGSDIYNKKPVVFKNGDLGEAVRISMTFPLFFKPVWKDSVPMFDGGIYDNFPVKTMKEDFHPDFIFGVALSTGKSKPSDNPYNQIETMIMQETNYEVDEDDGMIIRFDMPDVSLLDFQKANEIMELGYKRTLSLIDSIKGRVHRKMPIDSLNLRRKQYKESLPPLVFKNIYITGVSEAQQKYIESQLHRDINQEFSMEEFKRVYFKILAYSKIKEITPKAIYNRLNKTFDLHLHITMSDEINIGLGGNISSHQANQLYLGLGYRYLGRYAADMNADFQVGNSFSGVMLNGRMYLQTRIPTYINWQGVFSYKRYSESQSLFYEDVVPAFIKQHELYMKLKLGFPFLNRAKAEIGFSYGQLNDYYYQNTDVSFADRDYEHSRYNLFSGSLNIEQNSLSTKNYPITGVKRTLIAQYVTGTEKYTPNVPTEPTKNNTHSWLQMKAHWEQYHELSRLFNWGYSGELVLSSKNLMENYTASIIQAPAFTPTPHSSIVFNEAFRANQYAAFGVSPILKLGKFAHFRFDLYGFLPLYEIKKHTEILENNYMVTLPYYGKFLHSFQYMGEAAFVVHLPFTSISLYANGYSYPSKNFNFGINIGYLLFNPKLLD, encoded by the coding sequence ATGAAGCGGGTTTCAATTGTTATCAGTTTCTTGTTTATACTCATAAACTCTTTGCAGGCACAACGGGTCGGATTGGTTTTGAGTGGAGGTGGAGCTAAAGGAGCAGCTCACATTGGAGTTATTAAGGCTTTTGAAGAAAATGAAATTCCGATCGACTACATTACGGGTACTTCCGTTGGTGCTATCATCGGGAGTCTATACGCCATGGGCTACACACCAGAAGAAATGCTGCAACTCCTCTTGTCGAAAGAATTTGGCTATTGGCAGACTGGAACAGTTGAAGATGATTATATGTATTATTTCCGCAAACCAGACCCTACACCAGAAATGGCCCATTTTTCTATTGACATATCTGATTCACTACAGATCAAGACAAACTTTCTACCACAAAGTCTGATTAATCCCATTCAGATGAACCAAGCATTCATGGGCTTGTATGCCCAAGCTACAGCAAAGGCGGCTTGGAATTTTGACAACCTCTTCGTTCCCTTTCGTTGTATCGGTTCTGATATCTACAATAAGAAACCTGTCGTTTTCAAAAATGGAGATTTAGGAGAAGCAGTCCGTATATCCATGACGTTTCCGTTATTCTTCAAACCTGTCTGGAAAGACAGCGTCCCAATGTTCGATGGTGGCATTTATGATAACTTCCCGGTCAAAACGATGAAAGAAGATTTTCACCCCGACTTTATCTTCGGAGTTGCTCTGAGTACTGGCAAGAGCAAACCGTCTGATAATCCTTATAACCAGATAGAAACCATGATCATGCAGGAAACCAATTATGAGGTAGATGAAGATGACGGCATGATTATCCGTTTTGATATGCCGGATGTTTCCCTACTCGATTTCCAGAAAGCAAATGAAATTATGGAGTTAGGATATAAACGGACTCTTAGTCTCATTGATTCAATCAAAGGCCGTGTACACCGAAAAATGCCAATTGATTCATTAAACCTCAGAAGAAAGCAATATAAGGAAAGCCTTCCACCGCTGGTATTCAAGAATATCTACATTACCGGAGTATCAGAAGCCCAACAAAAATATATTGAGTCACAATTGCACCGAGACATTAACCAAGAATTCTCGATGGAAGAGTTCAAGCGGGTTTACTTTAAAATATTAGCCTATTCTAAAATTAAGGAAATAACACCCAAAGCTATCTATAACCGATTGAATAAAACATTCGACCTGCATTTACACATTACTATGTCTGATGAAATTAATATTGGATTGGGAGGCAACATTTCATCACATCAGGCTAATCAGCTTTATCTGGGTTTAGGCTACCGCTATTTAGGAAGATATGCCGCCGATATGAACGCTGATTTCCAGGTAGGTAATTCTTTCAGTGGTGTTATGCTGAACGGACGTATGTACCTGCAAACCCGCATTCCCACGTATATCAACTGGCAAGGTGTGTTCTCCTACAAACGCTATTCAGAAAGCCAGTCTTTGTTCTACGAAGATGTCGTTCCGGCATTTATCAAACAACATGAATTATATATGAAACTCAAACTGGGTTTCCCGTTCTTAAACCGGGCCAAGGCAGAGATTGGTTTCAGCTACGGCCAGTTAAACGATTATTATTACCAGAATACGGATGTATCGTTTGCCGACCGTGATTATGAACACAGTCGCTACAATTTGTTTTCCGGATCACTAAATATTGAACAGAATTCTCTGAGTACGAAGAATTACCCAATCACAGGAGTTAAACGGACGTTAATTGCCCAATACGTAACCGGGACTGAAAAATATACGCCAAATGTTCCAACCGAGCCAACTAAAAACAATACACACAGCTGGCTGCAAATGAAAGCGCATTGGGAACAATATCACGAATTAAGCCGTCTGTTCAACTGGGGCTATAGTGGAGAACTCGTCTTATCAAGTAAAAATCTGATGGAGAATTATACGGCATCAATTATTCAGGCACCGGCATTTACGCCAACACCACATAGTTCGATCGTGTTCAACGAAGCTTTCCGGGCCAATCAATATGCAGCATTCGGAGTTTCTCCGATTCTCAAGTTAGGAAAATTCGCACACTTCCGATTCGATCTGTATGGATTCTTACCGCTCTATGAAATCAAGAAGCACACAGAAATACTGGAGAATAATTATATGGTAACTCTTCCTTATTACGGGAAGTTTCTCCATTCATTCCAATATATGGGAGAAGCGGCTTTTGTTGTTCATCTGCCCTTTACCAGTATAAGCCTGTATGCCAACGGATATAGCTATCCAAGTAAGAACTTCAATTTCGGCATTAATATCGGTTATCTCCTATTTAATCCGAAACTGTTAGATTAA
- a CDS encoding BamA/TamA family outer membrane protein: MLKKIVILTLFGGFGAILPANAQENRVDSMATVIQTTPDTVAKQVLMIDGKPMTERQMKRYYKQMRRDSIRETKNIWWSVLGGPSYTPESSLGVGGAVLSSFRFHRNDSITKRSFIPAGFSISLNGTFVLAGAGTLFFNENKFRVYVNYSFRNEPAHYYGKGYETIENVQRGDSTTKYHRTYFQLYPRFVWEIKPNLFAGTLFELNLTRATDVNPVMAADPYFLKFKPKYVNIGVGGLLQYDTRDDVATPTSGMLVSGMAKLFGKYLGGAYNYELFEMEYRQFKNVFRPRSTLAWVAKTQIGVGDVPFSELPSFGSPFDLRGYYIGEYRDKSMAYGILEYRHMFGSPAMYKSGNFWAKCGFVAWVGTGTIGNTPFVDWNKWKFNYGAGIRIQVQPGKNFRLDLGKDPSNKGISFYMNMTEAF; encoded by the coding sequence ATGTTAAAGAAAATAGTTATTCTAACCCTATTTGGAGGATTTGGCGCCATTCTCCCGGCGAATGCACAAGAAAATCGGGTAGATTCGATGGCTACAGTAATCCAAACTACGCCTGATACGGTTGCAAAACAAGTGTTGATGATTGATGGGAAACCGATGACCGAGAGACAGATGAAACGCTATTATAAACAGATGCGTCGTGATTCGATCCGGGAAACAAAGAATATCTGGTGGTCTGTTTTGGGCGGGCCTTCCTATACTCCTGAAAGCTCACTGGGTGTTGGTGGAGCAGTTTTATCAAGTTTCCGTTTTCATCGGAATGATTCCATTACCAAGCGGTCTTTTATTCCTGCCGGCTTCTCTATCTCTTTAAATGGTACTTTTGTCTTGGCTGGGGCTGGAACACTTTTCTTCAATGAGAATAAATTCCGGGTTTATGTCAATTATAGTTTCCGCAACGAACCGGCCCATTATTATGGAAAAGGTTATGAAACGATTGAAAATGTTCAGCGAGGTGATTCTACAACTAAATATCATCGTACATATTTCCAATTATATCCACGCTTTGTGTGGGAAATTAAGCCGAACTTGTTTGCCGGAACATTATTTGAGCTGAATCTGACTCGGGCAACAGATGTTAATCCGGTGATGGCTGCCGATCCGTATTTCCTGAAGTTCAAACCCAAATATGTGAATATTGGTGTCGGTGGGTTGTTGCAATACGATACACGTGATGATGTTGCAACGCCTACTTCAGGTATGTTGGTAAGTGGAATGGCTAAGCTCTTTGGAAAATATTTAGGCGGAGCTTATAATTATGAACTATTCGAAATGGAATACCGTCAGTTTAAGAATGTCTTCCGTCCGCGCAGTACCTTGGCATGGGTTGCCAAAACGCAGATTGGAGTAGGAGATGTCCCTTTTTCTGAATTACCGTCGTTTGGTTCTCCGTTTGATCTTCGTGGTTATTATATCGGCGAGTATCGAGATAAATCAATGGCTTACGGGATTTTAGAATACCGGCACATGTTTGGTAGCCCGGCTATGTATAAAAGTGGAAATTTCTGGGCGAAGTGCGGTTTTGTGGCTTGGGTAGGAACAGGAACCATTGGCAATACACCTTTTGTAGATTGGAACAAATGGAAATTTAATTATGGTGCCGGTATTCGGATTCAAGTACAACCCGGAAAGAATTTCCGCCTCGACTTGGGAAAAGATCCTTCCAATAAAGGAATTTCATTCTATATGAATATGACGGAAGCATTCTGA
- a CDS encoding GH92 family glycosyl hydrolase, translating into MKKVYKSTLVVLASLFLLGSCTPQANNKAGTTKSPIEYVNPYMGNISHLLVPTYPTVHLPNCMMRVYPERADFTGDRLGGLPLIVTSHRGSSAFNLSPYQGDESGLQPVIPLSYDQEKLTPYRYQVYLDEQNIDVDFAPSRQSAVYSLTFENEAPSYLVFNTRRGEIEVNGNAVSGFQYIEGNTKVYLYAEIDKTPEKVGTLTDGAVKTDVLKKEGENAAVVMAFPSNVGKVGVRYGVSFIDVEQAKKNLQREIAAYDVDVVAKAGQNAWNQALDKIEVEGGTEDDKTVFYTSLYRCFERPVCISEDGRYYSAYDGKVHEDGGRPFYVDDWIWDTYRATHPLRALIDAQKEGDIINSFLLMADQMGTGWMPTFPEVTGDSRRMNSNHGVATVIDAYRKGVRGFDLAKAYEACRKGIEEKTLIPWSGKPAGWLDEFYKEHGYIPALRPGEKETVPNVSVWEKRQPIAVTLGTSYDQWCLGQIAQELGKKDEANYYLKCSYNYRNVFNPETGFFHPKDKDGKFITPLDYRYDGGLGARDYYDENNGYIYRWDVQHNIGDLVSLIGGNDKFTAALDDMFNTPLGMSKWQFYSTLPDHTGNVGMYSMANEPSLHIPYLYNYAGKPWMTQKRIRTLLTQWFRNDLMGVPGDEDGGGMSAFVAFSQMGFYPVTPGMPSYNIGSPVFTSMKMHLSNGKTFEIKANNASPENKYIQSARLNGKELNQAWFNHSDIMDGGVLEVEMGPKANKSWGTATPPPSAAPMP; encoded by the coding sequence ATGAAGAAAGTATATAAATCAACACTCGTTGTTTTGGCTTCTTTGTTCCTGTTAGGTTCATGTACGCCACAGGCAAACAACAAAGCCGGAACGACGAAGTCGCCCATCGAGTATGTAAATCCATACATGGGAAATATCAGCCATCTGCTGGTACCGACGTATCCGACGGTGCACCTTCCCAATTGTATGATGCGTGTTTATCCCGAAAGAGCCGATTTTACAGGCGACCGTCTGGGTGGTCTGCCTCTGATCGTTACCAGCCATCGCGGAAGTTCTGCTTTTAATCTGAGTCCGTATCAAGGAGACGAAAGCGGTTTACAACCGGTTATTCCTCTGAGTTATGACCAGGAAAAACTGACTCCATACCGCTATCAGGTTTATTTGGATGAACAGAACATCGATGTCGATTTTGCTCCATCCCGCCAAAGTGCGGTGTACAGCCTGACATTCGAGAATGAAGCTCCTTCTTATCTCGTATTCAATACGCGAAGAGGAGAGATCGAGGTAAATGGAAATGCCGTAAGTGGTTTCCAGTATATTGAAGGAAACACGAAAGTCTATCTGTATGCGGAAATCGACAAGACACCCGAAAAGGTCGGAACCTTAACAGATGGAGCCGTAAAGACGGATGTCTTGAAGAAAGAAGGTGAGAATGCTGCAGTTGTGATGGCTTTTCCGTCGAATGTAGGTAAAGTGGGTGTTCGTTACGGTGTTTCATTTATTGATGTAGAACAGGCGAAGAAGAATTTGCAGCGTGAGATTGCTGCCTATGATGTAGACGTAGTAGCCAAGGCCGGACAGAATGCCTGGAACCAGGCGTTGGATAAGATTGAGGTGGAAGGTGGTACCGAAGATGACAAGACTGTCTTTTATACTTCACTGTATCGTTGCTTTGAGCGTCCGGTTTGTATCAGCGAAGATGGCCGTTATTACAGTGCTTATGATGGAAAAGTGCATGAAGATGGCGGACGTCCTTTTTATGTAGACGACTGGATTTGGGATACCTATCGCGCTACGCATCCGTTGCGTGCGTTGATTGATGCCCAGAAAGAAGGAGATATTATCAATTCTTTCCTGCTGATGGCAGATCAGATGGGTACAGGTTGGATGCCGACTTTCCCGGAAGTAACTGGAGATTCACGTCGCATGAACTCGAATCACGGTGTGGCAACTGTGATTGATGCTTACCGGAAAGGTGTCCGTGGATTTGACTTGGCCAAGGCGTATGAGGCCTGCCGTAAAGGAATAGAAGAAAAGACGTTGATTCCGTGGTCGGGAAAACCTGCCGGCTGGCTCGACGAGTTCTATAAGGAACATGGATATATTCCGGCTTTACGCCCGGGTGAGAAGGAAACAGTTCCGAATGTATCAGTCTGGGAGAAGCGTCAGCCGATTGCTGTCACATTAGGTACGTCATATGACCAGTGGTGTCTGGGACAGATTGCTCAGGAATTAGGTAAGAAGGATGAAGCAAATTACTACCTGAAGTGTTCGTACAACTATCGGAATGTATTTAATCCTGAAACTGGATTCTTCCATCCGAAAGATAAAGACGGCAAATTCATTACTCCATTGGATTATCGTTATGACGGTGGTTTGGGTGCTCGCGATTACTATGATGAAAACAATGGCTATATCTATCGTTGGGATGTACAGCATAATATTGGAGACTTAGTCTCTTTGATTGGTGGAAATGATAAGTTTACCGCTGCTTTGGATGATATGTTCAATACACCGTTAGGCATGTCGAAGTGGCAATTCTATTCTACTTTGCCCGACCATACGGGAAATGTGGGTATGTATTCGATGGCTAATGAACCGAGCTTGCATATTCCGTATCTGTATAACTATGCAGGAAAGCCGTGGATGACACAGAAACGTATCCGCACCTTATTGACACAATGGTTCCGAAACGACCTGATGGGTGTTCCGGGTGATGAAGACGGTGGCGGAATGTCGGCTTTTGTTGCCTTCAGCCAGATGGGATTTTATCCGGTTACTCCGGGAATGCCGTCGTATAATATCGGTAGTCCGGTCTTTACAAGTATGAAGATGCACCTGAGCAATGGAAAGACATTTGAGATCAAGGCAAACAATGCTTCGCCGGAAAATAAATATATCCAGTCTGCTCGCCTGAATGGTAAAGAACTGAATCAGGCTTGGTTTAACCACAGCGATATCATGGATGGTGGAGTGCTGGAAGTGGAAATGGGACCGAAAGCTAATAAGTCGTGGGGCACAGCAACGCCTCCGCCTTCGGCTGCTCCGATGCCATAA
- a CDS encoding GH92 family glycosyl hydrolase yields MKKKNFWSVVLAASLAWMSCPSFMNAAETFDPVEYVSPLVGTQSTFELSTGNTYPAIARPWGMNFWTPQTGKMGDGWQYVYTANKIRGFKQTHQPSPWINDYGQFVIMPVVGSPEFDQDKRASWFSHKGEVAKAYYYKVYLAEHDVVTELTPTDRAAMFRFTFPENDHSYIVVDALDKGSYVKVIPEENKIIGYTTKNSGGVPDNFKNYFIIQFDKPFTYKATFADGKLSEGNAEQQADHAGAVIGFKTKKGEIVHAKVASSFISYDQAAINMKELGNDSFDTLVQKGKEAWNEVLSKIEVEGGNLDQYRTFYSCMYRSLLFPRKFYELDANGKVVHYSPYNGQVLPGYMYTDTGFWDTFRCLFPFLNLMFPSVNKEIQEGLINTYKESGFFPEWASPGHRGCMVGNNSASVLVDAYMKGVKVEDLKTLYEGLIHGTENVHPKASSTGRLGYEYYNELGYVPYDVNINENAARTLEYAYDDWCIYKLAKDLKRPKKEIDLFAKRAMNYKNLFDKETNLMRGKNKDGKFMSPFSPLKWGDAFTEGNSWHYSWSVFHDPQGLIDLMGGKDVFVQMLDSVFAVPPIFDDSYYGGVIHEIREMTVMNMGNYAHGNQPIQHMIYMYDYAGEPWKAQYWLRQVMNRMYTPGPDGYCGDEDNGQTSAWYVFSALGFYPVCPGTTQYVMGAPLFKKATLHFENGKSLVINAPANSAENFYIKSMKLNGQDYTKNYLDHNDLMKGAVLDIEMDNQPNKQRGIQPSDFPYSFSTEKK; encoded by the coding sequence ATGAAAAAGAAAAACTTCTGGTCGGTGGTACTGGCCGCTTCATTGGCGTGGATGAGTTGTCCGTCGTTCATGAATGCCGCAGAAACATTCGACCCTGTTGAGTACGTCAGTCCGCTGGTCGGTACTCAGTCTACTTTTGAGTTGTCAACCGGAAATACGTATCCGGCTATCGCCCGTCCGTGGGGTATGAATTTCTGGACACCGCAGACAGGAAAGATGGGTGATGGTTGGCAATATGTTTATACGGCGAATAAGATTCGTGGTTTCAAGCAAACGCATCAGCCGAGTCCGTGGATCAATGATTACGGACAGTTTGTCATCATGCCGGTTGTAGGCAGTCCTGAGTTCGATCAGGACAAGCGTGCCAGCTGGTTCTCTCATAAGGGAGAAGTGGCAAAAGCCTATTATTATAAGGTATATTTAGCCGAGCATGATGTGGTAACAGAGTTGACACCGACCGATCGTGCTGCCATGTTCCGTTTTACCTTCCCGGAGAATGATCATTCATACATCGTTGTGGATGCGTTGGACAAAGGTTCGTATGTAAAGGTGATCCCGGAAGAAAACAAGATCATTGGTTATACAACCAAGAACAGTGGCGGTGTTCCTGACAATTTCAAGAACTATTTCATCATCCAGTTTGATAAACCGTTTACTTACAAGGCTACCTTTGCTGATGGCAAGTTGAGTGAAGGAAATGCAGAACAGCAGGCTGATCATGCTGGAGCTGTTATCGGTTTCAAGACAAAGAAAGGTGAGATTGTTCATGCCAAAGTTGCTTCTTCATTTATCAGCTATGATCAGGCTGCCATCAACATGAAGGAATTGGGTAATGACAGTTTCGATACCTTGGTGCAGAAAGGAAAAGAGGCCTGGAATGAAGTCTTGAGCAAGATTGAAGTTGAAGGCGGAAACCTCGACCAGTATCGTACGTTCTATTCTTGCATGTACCGTTCGCTGCTGTTCCCACGTAAGTTCTATGAACTGGATGCAAATGGAAAAGTAGTACACTACAGTCCGTACAACGGTCAGGTTTTGCCGGGATATATGTACACCGATACAGGTTTCTGGGATACATTCCGTTGCCTGTTCCCGTTCCTGAACCTGATGTTCCCGTCAGTCAATAAGGAAATACAGGAAGGTCTGATCAATACGTATAAAGAAAGTGGTTTCTTCCCCGAATGGGCAAGTCCGGGTCACCGTGGCTGTATGGTAGGAAACAACTCGGCTTCTGTCCTGGTAGATGCCTATATGAAAGGCGTAAAGGTAGAAGACCTGAAGACTTTGTATGAAGGATTGATTCATGGTACAGAGAATGTACATCCGAAGGCTTCTTCAACCGGACGTCTGGGTTATGAATATTATAATGAATTGGGATACGTTCCGTATGATGTCAATATTAATGAGAATGCGGCCCGTACTTTGGAATATGCTTACGACGACTGGTGTATTTACAAACTGGCGAAAGATTTGAAACGTCCGAAGAAAGAAATAGATCTGTTTGCTAAGCGGGCGATGAATTACAAGAACCTGTTCGATAAGGAAACTAACCTGATGCGTGGTAAGAATAAAGACGGCAAGTTTATGTCTCCGTTCTCTCCACTGAAATGGGGCGATGCTTTCACTGAAGGTAACAGCTGGCACTATTCTTGGTCTGTTTTCCATGATCCGCAGGGATTGATCGACCTGATGGGTGGAAAAGATGTCTTTGTCCAGATGCTGGATTCTGTATTTGCCGTTCCGCCTATCTTCGATGACAGCTACTATGGTGGTGTCATTCATGAGATCCGTGAAATGACGGTAATGAATATGGGTAACTATGCGCACGGAAACCAGCCTATCCAGCATATGATTTACATGTATGACTATGCGGGTGAGCCTTGGAAGGCACAGTATTGGTTGCGTCAGGTAATGAACCGGATGTACACTCCGGGACCGGACGGTTATTGCGGTGATGAAGACAATGGTCAGACTTCAGCCTGGTATGTCTTTTCTGCTTTAGGATTCTATCCGGTTTGTCCGGGAACGACCCAGTATGTGATGGGTGCTCCGTTGTTCAAGAAGGCAACTTTGCATTTCGAAAATGGAAAATCGTTGGTGATCAATGCACCGGCCAACAGTGCAGAAAACTTCTATATCAAATCAATGAAGCTGAATGGTCAGGATTATACAAAGAACTATCTTGATCATAATGATTTGATGAAGGGTGCTGTTTTGGATATTGAGATGGATAATCAGCCGAATAAGCAGCGTGGAATCCAACCGTCGGATTTCCCGTATTCATTCTCAACCGAGAAGAAATAA